One genomic region from Reichenbachiella ulvae encodes:
- a CDS encoding FGGY family carbohydrate kinase: MEVKEVIAVFDIGKTNKKFYVFDKEFNPIEFEYTQFDEIPDDEGFLGENLDALTGWVISTFDSLLENEKFKVDSLNFSTYGASLVHIDKDGNRVTPFYNYLKPFPKQLEEQFKRLISQEQFELETASPLMGFLNSGLQLYYLKYQKPTLFAKIKHSIHLPQYLSSLYTNEYVADYTSIGCHTGLWDFNTGQYSDWVKKEKLDSLMAPIVPSTHTKMVERKGQIFKVGVGVHDSSSTLIPYINSTDEPFVLMSTGTWSICMNFFNEGAMTNKELECDCLNFLSLKGSALKASRLFLGKHLTDQAHMLSDYFGYDKDAYQKLEWQEAFESKRKNSKQLLFDHSLIHPERFGFVNNPVPDLDQFDSFEDALYHLYDELVDIQVASLDLAIGKSDIKRVYVDGGISASKVFVGLLSKKLSKMEILNSELAVGSALGAALLVNYRNLTPTFLEQNYQSSKQVEIS, translated from the coding sequence ATGGAAGTGAAAGAAGTAATAGCGGTTTTTGATATTGGGAAAACCAATAAGAAATTTTATGTCTTTGATAAGGAATTCAACCCTATCGAATTTGAGTATACTCAGTTCGATGAAATACCGGATGATGAAGGTTTTCTCGGAGAGAATCTTGATGCATTGACTGGTTGGGTTATCAGTACATTCGATTCATTATTAGAGAATGAAAAATTCAAAGTCGATAGCCTCAATTTTTCTACTTATGGTGCATCATTGGTGCACATAGACAAGGATGGAAATCGAGTGACACCCTTCTACAATTATCTGAAACCCTTTCCTAAGCAACTGGAAGAACAATTTAAAAGATTAATCTCACAGGAACAGTTCGAACTGGAAACAGCAAGTCCTTTGATGGGCTTTTTGAATAGTGGTCTTCAACTCTATTATCTCAAATATCAAAAACCGACTCTTTTTGCTAAAATCAAACATTCAATTCATTTGCCCCAGTATTTGAGTAGTCTATATACTAATGAATATGTGGCAGACTATACTAGTATAGGTTGCCATACAGGGCTATGGGATTTTAATACTGGTCAATATTCGGATTGGGTCAAAAAAGAAAAGCTTGATTCGCTGATGGCTCCTATTGTACCTAGTACACATACTAAGATGGTAGAGCGCAAAGGGCAGATTTTCAAAGTAGGCGTTGGGGTTCATGATAGTAGTTCTACTTTGATACCTTATATCAATTCTACAGATGAACCATTTGTTTTGATGTCTACTGGGACATGGAGTATATGCATGAATTTTTTTAATGAGGGGGCGATGACCAACAAAGAGCTGGAATGTGATTGTTTGAATTTTCTCAGTCTCAAAGGTTCTGCTCTAAAAGCATCCCGTCTATTTTTAGGTAAGCACCTTACAGATCAAGCGCATATGCTGAGTGATTACTTTGGATATGATAAGGATGCGTACCAAAAATTGGAATGGCAGGAGGCATTTGAGTCGAAAAGAAAGAATAGCAAGCAGTTGCTTTTTGATCATAGCTTGATACATCCTGAGCGATTCGGTTTTGTGAATAATCCGGTGCCTGATCTGGATCAATTTGATTCTTTCGAGGATGCTCTTTATCACTTATATGATGAACTAGTGGATATTCAAGTAGCCTCGTTGGATTTGGCCATTGGGAAATCCGATATTAAAAGAGTGTATGTCGATGGTGGCATTAGCGCTAGCAAAGTGTTCGTGGGTCTGTTGTCTAAAAAATTGTCGAAAATGGAGATTCTAAATAGTGAGCTAGCCGTGGGCTCTGCATTGGGAGCCGCATTGCTTGTTAACTACAGGAATTTGACTCCTACCTTTCTTGAACAAAATTATCAATCCTCAAAACAAGTAGAAATATCATGA